In one window of Burkholderia cenocepacia DNA:
- a CDS encoding cytochrome ubiquinol oxidase subunit I has product MISSEVVDLSRLQFGITALYHFLFVPLTLGLSWLLVIMEAVYVMTGKQVYKDMTQFWGKLFGINFAMGVTTGITLEFQFGTNWSYYSHYVGDIFGVPLAVEGLMAFFLESTFVGLFFFGWNRLSKVKHLIVTFLVALGSNLSALWILVANGWMNNPVGAEFNYQTMRMEMTSLFDVLFNPVAQVKFVHTVSAGYVSAAMFVLGVSSWYLLKKRDVDFALRSFAVAAGFGLAATLCVIVLGDESGYTTGEVQKMKLAAIESEWETQPAPASFTLIGIPNQEEQRTDYAIKIPYALGLIATRSIDEPVIGLRDLAKHSEEHIQSGMIAYGALQKLKQGDTSDATRALFDQHKQYLGYGLMLKQFTPNVTDATPEQIKAAAKKTIPPVAPVFFSFRIMVFLGFLFVATFVAAFWFCARRQLLQDNRRWFLRYAVWAIPLPWIAIEFGWIVAELGRQPWTIAGVLPTHLSASSLQPSDLYLSLAGFILFYTALFVIEIKLMFKYARLGPSSLHTGRYHHELAAAGERAAV; this is encoded by the coding sequence ATGATAAGTAGTGAAGTCGTCGATCTGTCACGCCTACAGTTCGGCATCACGGCGCTCTACCACTTCCTGTTCGTGCCGCTGACGCTCGGCCTGTCCTGGCTGCTCGTCATCATGGAAGCCGTCTACGTGATGACCGGCAAGCAGGTCTACAAGGACATGACCCAGTTCTGGGGCAAGCTGTTCGGGATCAACTTCGCGATGGGCGTGACGACCGGCATCACGCTCGAATTCCAGTTCGGCACGAACTGGTCGTACTACTCGCACTACGTCGGCGACATCTTCGGCGTGCCGCTCGCGGTCGAAGGCCTGATGGCGTTCTTCCTCGAATCGACGTTCGTCGGCCTGTTCTTCTTCGGCTGGAACCGCCTGTCGAAGGTCAAGCACCTGATCGTCACGTTCCTCGTCGCGCTGGGCTCGAACCTGTCGGCGCTGTGGATTCTCGTCGCGAACGGCTGGATGAACAACCCGGTCGGCGCCGAGTTCAACTACCAGACGATGCGCATGGAGATGACGAGTCTGTTCGACGTGCTGTTCAACCCGGTCGCGCAGGTGAAGTTCGTGCACACGGTGTCGGCCGGCTACGTGTCGGCGGCGATGTTCGTGCTCGGCGTGTCGTCGTGGTACCTGCTGAAGAAACGCGACGTCGACTTCGCGCTGCGCTCGTTCGCGGTCGCGGCCGGCTTCGGCCTCGCGGCGACGCTCTGCGTGATCGTGCTCGGCGACGAATCTGGCTATACGACCGGCGAAGTGCAGAAGATGAAGCTCGCCGCGATCGAATCCGAATGGGAAACCCAGCCGGCGCCCGCGTCGTTCACGCTGATCGGCATCCCGAACCAGGAGGAACAGCGCACCGACTACGCGATCAAGATCCCGTACGCGCTCGGCCTGATCGCGACGCGCTCGATCGACGAACCGGTGATCGGCCTGCGCGATCTCGCGAAGCACAGCGAGGAGCACATCCAGAGCGGGATGATCGCGTACGGCGCGCTGCAGAAGCTCAAGCAGGGCGACACGAGCGACGCGACCCGCGCGCTGTTCGACCAGCACAAGCAGTATCTCGGCTACGGGCTGATGCTCAAGCAGTTCACGCCGAACGTGACCGACGCGACGCCCGAGCAGATCAAGGCCGCCGCGAAGAAGACGATCCCGCCCGTCGCGCCGGTGTTCTTCTCGTTCCGGATCATGGTGTTCCTCGGCTTCCTGTTCGTCGCGACGTTCGTTGCCGCGTTCTGGTTCTGCGCGCGGCGGCAACTGCTGCAGGACAACCGCCGCTGGTTCCTGCGCTACGCGGTGTGGGCGATCCCGCTGCCGTGGATCGCGATCGAATTCGGCTGGATCGTCGCCGAGCTCGGCCGCCAGCCGTGGACGATCGCCGGCGTGCTGCCGACGCACCTGTCCGCGTCGAGCCTGCAGCCGAGCGACCTGTACCTGAGCCTCGCCGGCTTCATCCTGTTCTACACCGCGCTGTTCGTCATCGAGATCAAGCTGATGTTCAAGTACGCACGCCTCGGCCCGTCGTCGCTGCATACCGGCCGCTATCACCACGAACTCGCCGCTGCCGGCGAGCGGGCCGCGGTCTGA
- the ptsP gene encoding phosphoenolpyruvate--protein phosphotransferase — MRRAEESQLKSPNHDQIVLLSPLTGPIVALADVPDPVFSGGMFGDGIGIDPLAGKLVAPCAGVVSHLARTGHAVTITTPQGAEVLLHIGIDTVELNGQGFIAHVEAGARVEAGALLIEFDQDAVARNAHSLVSVIAIANSDAFEVVERASGFATAGETPLLALRGKGEAAAQAAQAGAAAHNEVRREIVLAQPGGLHARPAARAREAARGFDATVDVLFDGRKASIASVVGLLGLGAGEGATVELVGRGAHAQQAVDAVERELLREAHGEVEEKPARLKSPAPQAVARHAGAPIDPNTLAGVCAAPGIAVGTLVRLDDADIVPPEQATGTPATESRRLDQALKTVDAELTETVRSASARGAVGEAGIFAVHRVLLEDPTLVDAARDLISLGKGAGFAWRATIRTQIDTLSKLDDALLAERAADLRDIEKRVLRALGHTSGAARVLPDEAVLAAEEFTPSDLSSLDRERVTALVMARGGATSHAAIIARQLGIPALVAVGDALYAIPDGTQVVVDASAGRLEHAPTALDVERARHERQRLDGVREANRQQAGEAAATVDGRAIEVAANIATLDDANTAVDNGADAVGLLRTELMFIHRQAAPTAVEHQQSYQSIVDALQGRTAIIRTLDVGADKEVDYLTLPPEPNPALGLRGIRLAQVRPDLLDDQLQGLLAVKPFGAVRILLPMVTDAGELVRLRKRIDEFARAQGRTEPIEVGVMIEVPSAALLADQLAQHADFLSIGTNDLTQYTLAMDRCQADLAAQSDGLHPAVLRLIDIAVRGAAKHGKWVGVCGALGGDPLAVPVLVGLGVTELSVDPVSVPGIKARVRRLDYQLCRQRTQDLLALDSAQAVRAASREVWPLD; from the coding sequence ATGAGACGCGCCGAGGAATCCCAGTTGAAGAGCCCCAACCACGATCAGATCGTTCTGCTTAGCCCGTTGACGGGGCCGATCGTCGCACTGGCCGACGTGCCCGATCCGGTGTTCTCCGGCGGGATGTTCGGCGACGGCATCGGCATCGACCCGCTCGCGGGCAAGCTCGTCGCGCCGTGCGCGGGCGTCGTGTCGCATCTCGCGCGCACCGGTCACGCGGTGACGATCACGACACCGCAAGGCGCGGAAGTGCTGTTGCACATCGGCATCGACACCGTCGAGCTGAACGGGCAGGGCTTCATCGCGCACGTCGAAGCCGGCGCCCGCGTCGAAGCGGGCGCGCTGTTGATCGAGTTCGACCAGGACGCGGTGGCGCGAAACGCGCATTCGCTCGTGTCGGTGATCGCGATCGCGAATTCCGACGCGTTCGAAGTGGTCGAGCGCGCGAGCGGTTTCGCGACCGCCGGCGAGACGCCGCTGCTCGCGCTGCGCGGCAAGGGCGAAGCCGCCGCGCAGGCAGCGCAGGCCGGTGCGGCCGCGCACAACGAAGTGCGTCGCGAGATCGTGCTCGCGCAGCCGGGTGGCCTGCATGCGCGGCCGGCCGCGCGGGCGCGTGAAGCCGCGCGCGGCTTCGACGCGACCGTCGACGTGCTGTTCGACGGCCGCAAGGCGTCGATCGCGAGCGTCGTCGGCCTGCTCGGCCTCGGCGCCGGCGAAGGCGCGACGGTCGAGCTGGTCGGCCGCGGCGCGCATGCGCAACAGGCCGTCGATGCGGTCGAGCGCGAGTTGCTGCGCGAAGCGCACGGCGAAGTGGAAGAAAAGCCGGCGCGGCTGAAATCGCCCGCGCCGCAGGCGGTCGCACGCCATGCCGGCGCGCCGATTGATCCGAACACGCTCGCCGGCGTGTGCGCGGCGCCCGGCATCGCGGTCGGCACGCTGGTGCGTCTCGACGATGCGGACATCGTGCCGCCCGAGCAGGCGACCGGCACACCGGCCACGGAAAGCCGCCGGCTCGATCAGGCGCTGAAGACGGTCGACGCCGAACTTACCGAAACGGTTCGCAGCGCGTCGGCGCGCGGCGCGGTCGGCGAAGCGGGCATCTTCGCGGTGCATCGCGTGCTGCTGGAAGACCCGACGCTGGTCGACGCGGCGCGCGACCTGATCAGCCTCGGCAAGGGCGCGGGCTTCGCATGGCGCGCGACGATCCGTACGCAGATCGACACGCTGTCGAAGCTCGACGACGCGCTGCTCGCCGAACGCGCGGCCGATCTGCGCGACATCGAGAAGCGCGTGCTGCGCGCGCTCGGCCACACGAGCGGCGCCGCGCGTGTGCTGCCCGACGAAGCCGTGCTCGCGGCCGAGGAATTCACGCCGTCCGACCTGTCGTCGCTCGATCGCGAACGCGTGACCGCGCTCGTGATGGCGCGCGGCGGCGCGACGTCGCACGCGGCGATCATCGCGCGGCAGCTGGGCATCCCGGCGCTGGTGGCGGTCGGCGATGCGCTGTACGCGATTCCGGACGGCACGCAGGTGGTCGTCGATGCGAGCGCGGGCCGGCTCGAACACGCGCCGACCGCGCTCGACGTCGAGCGCGCGCGGCACGAGCGTCAGCGCCTGGACGGCGTACGCGAGGCGAACCGGCAACAGGCCGGCGAGGCGGCCGCGACGGTCGACGGCCGCGCGATCGAGGTCGCCGCGAACATCGCGACGCTCGACGATGCGAACACCGCGGTCGACAACGGCGCGGACGCGGTCGGCCTGCTGCGCACCGAACTGATGTTCATCCATCGCCAGGCCGCGCCGACGGCGGTCGAGCACCAGCAGAGCTACCAGTCGATCGTCGACGCGCTGCAGGGCCGCACGGCGATCATCCGCACGCTCGACGTCGGCGCGGACAAGGAAGTCGACTACCTGACGCTGCCGCCCGAACCGAACCCGGCGCTCGGCCTGCGCGGCATCCGTCTCGCGCAGGTGCGCCCCGATCTGCTCGACGATCAGTTGCAGGGCCTGCTCGCGGTGAAGCCGTTCGGCGCGGTGCGCATCCTGCTGCCGATGGTGACCGATGCGGGCGAACTCGTGCGGCTGCGCAAGCGCATCGACGAATTCGCGCGCGCGCAGGGCCGCACCGAGCCGATCGAGGTCGGCGTGATGATCGAGGTGCCGTCGGCCGCGCTGCTGGCCGACCAGCTCGCGCAGCACGCGGATTTCCTGTCGATCGGCACCAACGACCTCACGCAATACACGCTCGCGATGGACCGCTGCCAGGCCGACCTGGCCGCGCAGTCCGACGGCCTGCATCCGGCCGTGCTGCGCCTGATCGACATCGCGGTGCGCGGCGCCGCGAAGCACGGCAAGTGGGTGGGCGTCTGCGGCGCGCTCGGCGGCGATCCGCTCGCGGTGCCGGTCCTGGTGGGCCTCGGCGTGACCGAGCTGTCGGTCGACCCTGTGTCGGTGCCCGGCATCAAGGCGCGTGTGCGCCGTCTCGATTACCAGTTGTGCCGTCAGCGCACGCAGGATCTGCTCGCGCTCGATTCGGCACAGGCGGTAAGGGCAGCAAGCCGCGAGGTCTGGCCGCTCGACTGA
- the rpoH gene encoding RNA polymerase sigma factor RpoH, whose protein sequence is MSHALTLPNTLSPTPAKAESAGSLALAAQSMLPGQLGNIDAYIQAVNRIPLLTAEEERRYATEFREDNNLDAARRLVLSHLRLVVSIARNYLGYGLPHGDLIQEGNIGLMKAVKRFDPAQNVRLVSYAIHWIKAEIHEYILRNWRMVKVATTKAQRKLFFNLRSHKKSMQAMTPEEIDGLAQELNVKREEVTEMETRLSGGDIALEGQVEDGEESYAPIAYLADSHNEPTAVLAARQRDMLQTDGIAQALDALDARSRRIIEARWLHVDDDGSGGSTLHDLAAEFGVSAERIRQIEASAMKKMRTALAEYA, encoded by the coding sequence GTGAGCCACGCCCTGACCCTCCCGAACACGCTGAGCCCGACGCCGGCCAAGGCCGAATCGGCAGGCTCGCTGGCGCTCGCAGCCCAATCGATGTTGCCCGGCCAGCTCGGCAACATCGACGCGTACATCCAGGCCGTCAATCGCATTCCGCTGCTGACCGCCGAAGAGGAACGCCGCTACGCAACCGAATTCCGCGAGGACAACAACCTCGACGCGGCGCGCCGCCTCGTGCTGTCGCACCTGCGTCTCGTCGTGTCGATCGCGCGCAACTATCTCGGCTACGGCCTGCCGCACGGCGACCTGATCCAGGAAGGCAACATCGGCCTGATGAAAGCCGTGAAGCGGTTCGACCCGGCGCAAAACGTGCGCCTGGTGTCGTATGCGATTCACTGGATCAAGGCCGAGATCCACGAGTACATCCTGCGCAACTGGCGCATGGTGAAGGTCGCGACCACGAAGGCGCAGCGCAAGCTGTTCTTCAACCTGCGCAGCCACAAGAAGAGCATGCAGGCGATGACGCCCGAGGAAATCGACGGCCTCGCGCAGGAGCTCAACGTCAAGCGCGAGGAAGTCACCGAGATGGAAACGCGCCTGTCGGGCGGCGACATCGCGCTCGAAGGCCAGGTGGAAGACGGCGAGGAGTCGTACGCGCCGATCGCCTACCTGGCCGACTCGCACAACGAGCCGACCGCCGTGCTGGCCGCACGTCAACGCGACATGCTGCAGACGGACGGCATCGCGCAGGCGCTCGACGCGCTCGACGCGCGCAGCCGCCGCATCATCGAGGCGCGCTGGCTGCACGTCGACGACGATGGCTCGGGCGGCTCGACGCTGCACGATCTCGCCGCCGAGTTCGGTGTGTCGGCGGAACGCATCCGCCAGATCGAAGCGAGCGCGATGAAGAAGATGCGCACGGCCCTCGCCGAATACGCGTAA
- a CDS encoding GntR family transcriptional regulator, producing the protein METGWSELAPDPLDDTPLYLQLARNLASAIHAGAWRAGEALPSERLLSGSVGVSRITARRALALLVEQGLIKRARGAGSFITPRVADPLSRLVGFTAKMQQRGFVPDSVWLSRTLRAASRDELTHLGLAPGATVARLERLRRADGIVMAVEHSTLPAAVVPDPQALGASLYEYLEARGMTVVRALQHFRAANATHAIAKWMAVKPGSALLVITRVGYGADQRAIEVTETYCRDDYYDFVAELKR; encoded by the coding sequence ATGGAAACCGGCTGGTCCGAACTGGCGCCCGACCCCCTCGACGACACGCCGCTCTATCTGCAGCTCGCCCGCAATCTGGCGAGCGCGATCCACGCCGGCGCGTGGCGGGCCGGCGAGGCGCTGCCGTCGGAGCGGCTGCTGTCGGGGTCGGTCGGCGTGTCACGAATCACCGCGCGCCGTGCGCTCGCGCTGCTGGTCGAGCAGGGCTTGATCAAGCGGGCGCGCGGCGCGGGCAGCTTCATCACGCCGCGCGTCGCCGATCCGCTGTCGCGGCTCGTCGGCTTCACCGCGAAGATGCAGCAGCGCGGCTTCGTACCCGATTCGGTGTGGCTGTCGCGCACGCTGCGCGCCGCGAGCCGCGACGAGCTCACGCATCTCGGCCTCGCGCCCGGCGCGACGGTGGCGCGGCTCGAACGGCTGCGTCGCGCGGACGGCATCGTGATGGCCGTCGAGCACTCGACGCTGCCGGCCGCGGTGGTGCCCGATCCGCAGGCGCTCGGCGCGTCGCTGTACGAATACCTTGAGGCGCGCGGCATGACGGTCGTGCGCGCGCTGCAGCACTTTCGCGCGGCGAATGCCACGCACGCGATCGCGAAATGGATGGCGGTGAAGCCGGGCTCGGCATTGCTGGTGATCACGCGCGTCGGCTACGGCGCCGACCAGCGTGCGATCGAAGTGACCGAAACGTATTGCCGCGACGACTACTACGACTTCGTCGCCGAACTGAAACGCTGA
- the nagA gene encoding N-acetylglucosamine-6-phosphate deacetylase has protein sequence MLTGNILTPDGWIHGSLDSENGRITTLDGTPVDPATNDAPYILPGFIDLHVHGGGGADVMEGGDAIETIVRTHAQFGTTSLLATTMTAPRDDLMEVVANLGTVARNRTPGGARVLGVHLEGPYINPGKLGAQPDAAVSAVLDEVLKYLSIAPIRVVTLAPEIAGHIEIIGEMAARGVRVQLGHSLATYDDAVAALKHGACGFTHLFNAMSPLHHRNPGLVGAALAHAEYAEIIPDLLHVHPGAIRAALRAIPRLYVVTDSTSATGMPDGEYRLGSQHVTKCLGGVRLADGTLAGSTLTMDQALRNLVSLGLPIADVSNRMSRYAADYLGVADRGRLERGAWADLAVFDRDLNLTATYVEGESIVEYA, from the coding sequence ATGCTGACTGGCAATATCCTCACCCCCGACGGCTGGATTCACGGTTCGCTCGATAGCGAGAACGGCCGCATCACCACGCTCGACGGCACGCCCGTCGATCCCGCGACGAACGACGCGCCGTACATCCTGCCCGGCTTCATCGACCTGCACGTGCATGGCGGCGGCGGCGCCGACGTGATGGAAGGCGGCGACGCGATCGAGACGATCGTCCGCACGCATGCGCAATTCGGCACGACGAGCCTGCTCGCGACGACGATGACCGCGCCGCGCGACGATCTGATGGAAGTCGTCGCGAACCTCGGCACCGTCGCGCGGAACCGCACGCCGGGCGGCGCGCGCGTGCTCGGCGTGCATCTCGAAGGCCCGTACATCAACCCGGGCAAGCTCGGCGCGCAGCCCGACGCGGCCGTGTCGGCCGTGCTCGACGAGGTGCTGAAGTACCTGTCGATCGCGCCGATTCGCGTCGTCACGCTCGCGCCGGAAATCGCGGGACACATCGAGATCATCGGCGAGATGGCCGCGCGCGGCGTACGGGTGCAGCTCGGCCACTCGCTCGCGACCTACGACGATGCGGTCGCCGCGCTCAAGCACGGCGCATGCGGTTTCACGCACCTGTTCAACGCGATGTCGCCGCTGCATCACCGCAATCCGGGCCTCGTCGGCGCGGCGCTCGCGCACGCCGAATACGCGGAAATCATCCCCGATCTGCTGCACGTCCACCCGGGTGCGATCCGGGCGGCGCTGCGCGCGATTCCGCGCCTGTACGTCGTGACCGACAGCACGTCCGCCACCGGCATGCCCGACGGCGAATACCGGCTCGGCAGCCAGCACGTGACGAAGTGCCTCGGCGGCGTGCGGCTCGCCGACGGCACGCTCGCCGGCAGCACGCTGACGATGGACCAGGCGTTGCGCAACCTCGTGTCGCTCGGTCTGCCGATCGCCGACGTGTCGAACCGGATGTCGCGCTACGCGGCCGACTACCTCGGCGTCGCTGATCGCGGCCGCCTCGAGCGCGGCGCCTGGGCCGACCTCGCGGTGTTCGATCGCGACCTGAACCTCACCGCGACCTACGTCGAAGGAGAATCGATTGTCGAATATGCTTAA
- the cydB gene encoding cytochrome d ubiquinol oxidase subunit II: protein MDYATLKLIWWLLVGVLLIGFAVTDGFDMGATALLPFLGKTDEERRIIVNTVGATWEGNQVWLITAGGAMFAAWPLVYAASFSGFYFAMLLVLFALFFRPVGFDYRSKRPDPRWRAGWDWGLFAGGFVPALVFGVAFGNLLQGVPFKFDSDLRVTYYGGFWALLNPFALLCGLVSLTMLVAHGAAFIKMKTDGVIARRASIALRVASFLAVVLFVLAGVLVASYIGGFHITHAAPTDTVANPLLKDVAAGSGLWLANYGDYPWMIAAPVVGIAGGVLALLLAGSKQEKTAFFCTGLMITGVILTAGFSMFPFIMPSSLDPRSSLTVWDSTSSHMTLQVMLFAVIVFLPIVLLYTSWVYRVMRGKVTHQTLEENTHSMY, encoded by the coding sequence ATGGACTATGCAACTCTCAAGCTGATCTGGTGGCTGCTCGTCGGCGTGCTGCTGATCGGCTTCGCCGTCACCGACGGCTTCGACATGGGCGCGACCGCGCTGCTGCCGTTCCTCGGCAAGACCGACGAGGAGCGCCGCATCATCGTCAACACGGTCGGCGCGACCTGGGAAGGCAACCAGGTGTGGCTGATCACGGCCGGCGGCGCGATGTTCGCGGCCTGGCCGCTCGTCTATGCGGCGTCGTTCTCCGGCTTCTACTTCGCGATGCTGCTCGTGCTGTTCGCGCTGTTCTTCCGGCCGGTGGGCTTCGACTACCGCAGCAAGCGGCCGGACCCGCGCTGGCGCGCGGGCTGGGACTGGGGCCTGTTCGCCGGCGGCTTCGTGCCGGCGCTGGTGTTCGGCGTCGCGTTCGGCAACCTGCTGCAGGGCGTGCCGTTCAAGTTCGACAGCGACCTGCGCGTGACCTACTACGGCGGCTTCTGGGCGCTCTTGAACCCGTTCGCGCTGCTGTGCGGGCTCGTCAGCCTCACGATGCTCGTCGCGCACGGCGCCGCGTTCATCAAGATGAAGACCGACGGCGTGATCGCGCGCCGTGCGTCGATCGCGCTGCGCGTCGCGTCGTTCCTCGCGGTCGTGCTGTTCGTGCTGGCCGGTGTGCTGGTGGCCTCCTATATCGGCGGCTTCCACATCACCCATGCGGCGCCGACCGACACCGTCGCGAACCCGCTGCTCAAGGACGTCGCCGCCGGTTCGGGCCTGTGGCTCGCGAACTACGGCGACTATCCGTGGATGATCGCGGCGCCCGTCGTCGGGATCGCGGGCGGCGTGCTGGCGCTGCTGCTCGCCGGCTCGAAGCAGGAGAAGACGGCGTTCTTCTGCACGGGCCTGATGATCACCGGCGTGATCCTGACCGCGGGCTTCTCGATGTTCCCGTTCATCATGCCGTCGTCGCTGGACCCGCGCAGCAGCCTGACCGTATGGGATTCGACGTCGAGCCACATGACGCTGCAGGTGATGCTGTTCGCGGTGATCGTGTTCCTGCCGATCGTGCTGCTCTACACGAGCTGGGTGTATCGCGTGATGCGCGGCAAGGTCACGCACCAGACGCTCGAAGAGAACACGCACTCGATGTATTGA
- a CDS encoding SIS domain-containing protein: protein MLKEARESAQVVAAQLADTARVEALAGQLLDHAPAVALTVARGSSDHAASYFASLTMSRLGVPVASLPMSVATLQQAPLKVQDQLALAFSQSGKSPDLVNTMAALREAGARTVAAVNVLPSPLADACEHQLPLLAGPELSVAATKSYIAMLSLSAQIVAYWQRDAALITALRGLPDVLAQAGRLDWSPAVAALAGVERMIVIGRGLGLAIAQEAALKLKETSGIQAEAFSSAEVRHGPMELIDRDYPLLVFAPPGPEQAGLLQLAADMRARGAAVLLAAPAGTPGVSTPGVSGTVLPLAQSAHSALDPIAAILSFYVMAADLAVARGRNPDTPRHLNKVTETH from the coding sequence ATGCTTAAGGAAGCGCGCGAGTCCGCCCAGGTCGTCGCCGCGCAACTCGCCGACACCGCGCGCGTCGAAGCGCTCGCCGGCCAATTGCTCGATCACGCGCCGGCCGTCGCGTTGACGGTCGCGCGCGGCAGCTCGGATCACGCCGCCAGCTATTTCGCGAGCCTGACGATGAGCCGCCTCGGCGTGCCGGTCGCGTCGCTGCCGATGTCGGTCGCGACGCTGCAGCAGGCGCCGCTGAAGGTGCAGGACCAGCTCGCGCTCGCGTTCTCCCAGTCGGGCAAGAGCCCCGATCTCGTCAACACGATGGCCGCGCTGCGCGAAGCCGGCGCGCGTACCGTCGCCGCCGTGAACGTGCTGCCGTCGCCGCTCGCCGATGCGTGCGAACACCAGTTGCCGCTGCTGGCCGGCCCCGAACTGTCGGTTGCCGCGACCAAGAGCTATATCGCGATGCTGTCGCTGTCCGCGCAGATCGTCGCGTACTGGCAGCGCGACGCCGCGCTGATCACCGCATTGCGCGGCCTGCCCGACGTGCTCGCGCAGGCCGGCCGGCTCGACTGGTCGCCGGCCGTCGCGGCGCTCGCGGGCGTCGAACGGATGATCGTCATCGGCCGCGGCCTGGGCCTCGCGATCGCGCAGGAAGCCGCGCTGAAGCTGAAGGAAACGTCCGGCATCCAGGCCGAGGCGTTCTCGAGCGCCGAAGTCCGTCACGGCCCGATGGAACTCATCGACCGCGACTATCCGCTGCTCGTGTTCGCGCCGCCCGGGCCCGAGCAGGCCGGCCTGCTGCAGCTCGCCGCCGACATGCGCGCACGCGGCGCCGCCGTGCTGCTCGCGGCGCCCGCCGGCACGCCCGGCGTATCGACGCCCGGCGTATCGGGCACCGTGCTGCCGCTCGCGCAGTCCGCCCATTCGGCGCTCGACCCGATCGCCGCCATTCTTTCGTTCTACGTGATGGCGGCGGATCTCGCCGTCGCACGCGGGCGCAATCCCGACACGCCGCGCCACCTGAACAAAGTCACCGAAACGCATTGA
- the cydP gene encoding cytochrome oxidase putative small subunit CydP — MALISINKEPAPPSRPAGTIGWRARIAAWARGPTLARDITLVLIVKLILLMSLKYAFFNHPQAEHMSLPPAAVAEKLLSVPAPASTEGDHHDK; from the coding sequence ATCGCCTTGATCTCGATCAATAAAGAGCCTGCGCCGCCTTCGCGGCCGGCCGGCACGATTGGCTGGCGTGCGCGCATCGCCGCGTGGGCACGCGGACCGACCCTCGCCCGCGACATCACCCTGGTGCTGATCGTCAAGCTGATCCTCCTGATGTCGCTCAAATACGCATTCTTCAATCATCCGCAGGCCGAGCACATGTCGTTGCCGCCTGCCGCCGTCGCCGAGAAGCTGCTCTCGGTGCCGGCGCCCGCCTCTACCGAGGGAGACCACCATGATAAGTAG
- the cydX gene encoding cytochrome bd-I oxidase subunit CydX, protein MWYFSWILGIGVALSFGIVNAMWLEARQKTQEAPVRARRD, encoded by the coding sequence ATGTGGTATTTCAGCTGGATTCTCGGTATCGGTGTCGCGCTGTCGTTCGGTATCGTCAACGCGATGTGGCTCGAAGCGCGGCAGAAGACGCAGGAAGCGCCCGTGCGTGCGCGGCGCGACTGA